A region of Rahnella aceris DNA encodes the following proteins:
- a CDS encoding phosphopantetheine-binding protein, with protein sequence MFTSTIIEAIGLVLESSHLSELHAETHLERDLGFESGLYIELIMYLEEKVDGLILDPATLEFEHFETVGSLSRFIQLQLANRAA encoded by the coding sequence ATGTTTACTTCAACAATCATTGAGGCCATCGGCTTAGTGCTGGAAAGTTCTCATCTCTCAGAACTGCATGCAGAAACACATCTGGAACGCGATTTAGGCTTTGAAAGCGGGCTGTATATTGAACTGATTATGTATCTGGAAGAGAAAGTCGACGGGCTGATCCTGGATCCGGCCACGTTGGAATTTGAGCATTTTGAAACCGTGGGCAGCTTATCGAGATTCATTCAACTGCAACTCGCGAACCGGGCTGCCTGA
- a CDS encoding MFS transporter, whose product MTECSSLDTRPETSAFRRWLAVFSLACGTFALVNTEFLPIGLLSPIAQSLGVTEGHAGLAVMLPGLVAAISAPLIMLFARKMDRRTLLLLLSATVIVANGIAVMAQSFNILLIGRIILGIGVGGFWSFAIPSGRRLVSEEQGARAISLITAGVAVGTVAGVPAGAFIGDLFGWRMAFMLNAVLALAFFVLQWLALPSLPAQHSIGLRAMLSVTKVAGIRYALIIGVFMAGGHFAAYTYLEPWLRFSLHLSASNISLLLMGYGVAGLLGTLTTEITVRELGVKKAFMLNMLLLSASVLVLSLFPVPLALACALVILWGLAFGALPVCLNIWTYQASPALFETGSALLVCVFQTSLALGALFGGILADSAGVSSAFLLGGVLTLLAGITIFLSRPQPAVLHAAGK is encoded by the coding sequence ATGACTGAGTGCTCATCGCTGGACACCCGGCCAGAAACTTCTGCATTCCGCCGCTGGCTGGCGGTTTTCTCACTGGCCTGCGGCACCTTCGCGCTGGTTAATACCGAATTTCTGCCGATCGGTTTACTGTCGCCCATCGCGCAATCTCTGGGTGTCACTGAAGGGCATGCCGGTCTGGCGGTGATGTTGCCCGGTTTAGTTGCCGCGATTTCTGCGCCACTGATCATGCTGTTTGCCCGAAAAATGGATCGCCGCACCTTATTATTATTGCTCTCCGCGACGGTGATCGTGGCCAACGGTATCGCCGTGATGGCGCAGTCATTCAACATTCTGCTGATCGGACGCATAATTCTGGGCATCGGTGTCGGTGGTTTCTGGTCATTTGCTATTCCTTCCGGGCGGCGGCTGGTGTCAGAGGAGCAGGGCGCCAGGGCCATTTCGCTGATCACTGCGGGCGTGGCGGTCGGCACGGTCGCAGGTGTACCGGCGGGCGCCTTTATCGGGGATCTGTTCGGCTGGCGCATGGCATTTATGCTTAACGCCGTGCTGGCGCTGGCGTTTTTCGTGCTGCAATGGCTGGCGCTGCCTTCGCTGCCGGCACAACACTCTATCGGCCTGCGTGCGATGCTCAGCGTCACGAAAGTCGCGGGGATCCGCTACGCGCTGATCATCGGCGTATTTATGGCGGGCGGTCATTTCGCGGCATATACCTACCTCGAGCCGTGGCTACGGTTTAGCCTGCATCTTTCAGCCAGCAATATTTCTTTGTTACTGATGGGCTACGGTGTGGCGGGGTTATTAGGCACGCTTACCACGGAAATTACTGTCCGTGAGCTCGGTGTAAAGAAAGCGTTTATGCTCAATATGCTGTTGCTCAGCGCCTCGGTGCTGGTGTTGTCGCTGTTCCCGGTGCCGCTGGCGCTGGCCTGTGCCCTGGTGATCCTCTGGGGACTGGCGTTTGGTGCGCTGCCGGTGTGTCTGAATATCTGGACGTATCAGGCGTCGCCTGCGTTGTTTGAAACCGGCTCGGCGTTGCTGGTGTGTGTCTTCCAGACGTCGCTGGCGCTGGGCGCATTGTTCGGCGGGATCCTCGCTGACAGCGCGGGCGTAAGCAGTGCCTTCCTGCTCGGCGGTGTGCTGACATTGCTGGCGGGCATCACCATTTTCCTGTCCCGCCCGCAACCTGCGGTATTACACGCAGCGGGCAAATGA
- a CDS encoding VOC family protein, which produces MRFDHTGYVVSDTDATVAAIKLFFPVTVRYKEQIHAQRVLITLLSTAEGNNQIELVEPLPDNIHLQSMLDKSGKSSLPYHICFVVDDFDQQYQTMKSAGWMVLTRPFHAFNNHHRASHLYHPDAGIIEIMSGSL; this is translated from the coding sequence ATGCGTTTCGATCATACCGGTTATGTCGTATCAGATACCGATGCAACCGTCGCGGCTATTAAACTCTTTTTCCCCGTGACCGTCAGGTATAAAGAACAGATTCATGCTCAGCGGGTGTTAATCACGTTGCTGTCCACGGCAGAGGGAAATAACCAGATCGAGCTGGTTGAACCATTGCCAGATAATATTCATCTGCAAAGCATGCTGGATAAATCAGGCAAGTCATCCCTGCCTTATCATATTTGTTTTGTTGTCGATGATTTTGACCAGCAATATCAAACCATGAAATCCGCAGGCTGGATGGTATTAACGCGCCCGTTTCATGCCTTTAATAATCATCACCGCGCCAGCCACCTTTATCATCCTGATGCCGGAATCATCGAAATCATGTCGGGGTCGCTATGA
- a CDS encoding type III PLP-dependent enzyme, giving the protein MSAFPPDSQFISTEKIDDIPYQRLADRVPTPFYAYSASQIKADFSALKKSLPDEIHYFYSLKANPNKTLVQLLNREGTGCEVCSLAELETVISQGVPPEDIIFVGPGKYIAELTQCCRIGIKAVVIESIEEIKLLNDIAASMGVIQTIALRINPEFTGEKAKLVMSGKPRQFGIDEQLLPQAFACVAQQENLRLAGIHIYLGTRILDWQALAKNTLNILSLAGSLQEIYQVDFDFVDVGGGFGVRYFDKEKPLDIVALGGALALVIRNYHDKFPRCKIIVELGRYLIARAGIFVTRVNYLKPSRDEWFAVCDGGANCHGSAAGINSLIRRNFPMARLGETRAGTQHRYQVTGPLCTPTDILGENIMLAELHPGDLIGIGHSGAYGASASPVNFLSFGHPAEILVEKGQAFLIRTADSIETLLAPQICQPLSVGNA; this is encoded by the coding sequence ATGTCAGCTTTTCCTCCTGATAGCCAGTTTATCAGTACAGAAAAAATCGACGACATTCCTTATCAGCGTCTGGCTGACAGGGTGCCGACGCCGTTTTATGCCTACAGCGCCTCGCAAATAAAGGCCGACTTTTCAGCATTAAAAAAGTCACTTCCGGATGAGATTCATTATTTTTATTCGCTCAAAGCTAATCCCAATAAAACACTGGTTCAGTTGTTAAACCGGGAAGGTACGGGTTGTGAAGTGTGTTCTCTGGCAGAACTGGAAACAGTGATAAGTCAGGGTGTGCCCCCGGAGGATATTATTTTCGTGGGTCCCGGAAAATACATTGCTGAATTAACCCAATGCTGTCGCATCGGTATTAAAGCTGTCGTCATCGAATCCATTGAAGAAATAAAACTTCTGAATGATATTGCTGCCAGCATGGGCGTTATACAAACCATCGCCTTGCGCATCAACCCTGAGTTTACGGGCGAAAAAGCCAAACTGGTGATGAGCGGCAAACCACGGCAATTTGGCATCGACGAACAACTTTTACCGCAGGCATTTGCCTGTGTCGCACAACAGGAAAATTTACGACTGGCGGGGATCCATATTTATCTCGGTACACGGATCCTCGACTGGCAAGCGCTGGCTAAAAATACCCTGAATATTCTGTCACTGGCGGGATCTTTGCAGGAGATCTACCAGGTCGATTTTGATTTTGTCGATGTCGGCGGGGGTTTTGGCGTCAGGTATTTTGATAAAGAAAAGCCACTGGATATTGTTGCGCTCGGTGGCGCGTTAGCGCTCGTTATCCGCAATTATCATGACAAATTTCCGCGCTGTAAGATCATCGTCGAACTGGGCAGATATCTGATTGCCCGTGCAGGCATTTTCGTCACCCGCGTTAATTATCTTAAACCCTCCCGGGACGAATGGTTCGCGGTGTGTGATGGCGGAGCCAACTGTCACGGCAGCGCCGCTGGCATCAACTCACTGATCCGGCGTAATTTTCCGATGGCCCGTCTGGGTGAAACCCGTGCCGGGACACAACATCGTTATCAGGTCACCGGCCCGCTTTGTACCCCCACCGATATATTAGGTGAAAACATTATGCTGGCGGAACTGCATCCGGGTGATCTGATCGGCATCGGACATTCAGGCGCATACGGGGCCAGTGCTTCACCCGTCAACTTTTTAAGTTTTGGTCATCCCGCCGAAATTCTGGTGGAGAAAGGTCAGGCTTTCCTTATCCGAACCGCAGATAGCATTGAGACATTATTGGCACCTCAGATATGTCAGCCTTTATCTGTCGGAAATGCCTGA
- a CDS encoding beta-ketoacyl-[acyl-carrier-protein] synthase family protein: MQSASLFADETLPDLLSDLLQKLRAECDPGLFRQIRYVAWAHSLHATSPFDRMEELSTVFQTFFGDQEIEFFSATQASCASGLVSLKYLQAKMRAAQQNTLSENCGSENCGSENLASVCGVLITGEKCFHRTVQYVDQNGYFGEAFCATLVGMAPSPHSLHLRALHLQQLGAYGTRMRETDRESENAYDHAFLPVMTETIQKTLAGAGRKPEELSAVLPYHISPVTFDRLADRSGFSRDIVFRHNLYTLGHCFCSDAFLNIKSLLACGDNAVRARCILALASGVAGTFGAMVLESDNEDIP, translated from the coding sequence ATGCAATCTGCCAGTCTGTTTGCTGATGAAACATTGCCGGATCTGCTCTCCGACCTTCTGCAAAAATTACGCGCTGAATGCGACCCCGGTTTATTTCGCCAAATCCGCTATGTCGCCTGGGCGCATTCTCTGCACGCCACAAGCCCGTTTGACCGGATGGAAGAACTGTCCACGGTATTTCAGACGTTTTTTGGCGACCAGGAGATCGAATTTTTTTCTGCGACACAGGCTTCCTGCGCTTCAGGTCTGGTGAGTTTGAAATATTTGCAGGCGAAAATGCGCGCCGCACAGCAGAACACTCTCTCTGAGAACTGTGGCTCTGAGAACTGTGGCTCTGAGAACCTGGCCTCTGTCTGCGGGGTGCTGATCACCGGTGAAAAATGTTTTCACCGCACGGTGCAATATGTCGATCAGAATGGTTATTTTGGCGAAGCCTTTTGCGCCACGCTGGTTGGCATGGCCCCTTCTCCTCATTCGCTGCATCTGCGTGCACTGCATTTACAACAACTCGGGGCTTATGGCACGCGGATGCGGGAAACGGATCGCGAAAGTGAAAATGCCTATGACCACGCATTTTTGCCGGTGATGACCGAAACCATTCAAAAAACGCTGGCGGGCGCGGGACGTAAACCGGAAGAACTCAGCGCCGTGCTCCCTTACCACATCAGCCCGGTGACCTTTGACCGCCTTGCTGATCGCAGCGGATTTAGCCGGGACATCGTATTCCGCCATAACCTCTACACGCTCGGTCACTGCTTTTGCAGCGATGCGTTTCTCAATATCAAAAGCCTGCTTGCCTGTGGGGATAATGCCGTCAGAGCGCGGTGCATTCTGGCTCTGGCCTCAGGCGTGGCGGGCACCTTTGGCGCAATGGTTCTCGAATCAGACAATGAGGATATTCCATGA
- a CDS encoding DMT family transporter produces MFKIYLILAVSICAETLATTMMKASDGFTRLVPSVIVVVGYAISFYGLSQVVKVMNIGIAYAIWAGMGIFLVSAMSFFIYKQRLDTPALIGMGCIAVGIMIIQLYSKSVSH; encoded by the coding sequence ATGTTCAAAATATATCTCATCCTTGCTGTTTCTATCTGCGCCGAAACACTGGCGACGACCATGATGAAGGCGTCTGATGGATTCACCCGGTTAGTGCCGAGCGTCATTGTGGTCGTCGGTTATGCCATATCCTTTTATGGACTTTCTCAGGTCGTTAAAGTGATGAATATCGGCATCGCCTACGCTATCTGGGCAGGCATGGGGATTTTCCTTGTTTCGGCCATGTCATTCTTCATCTACAAACAGCGGCTTGATACTCCGGCGCTGATTGGCATGGGCTGCATCGCTGTCGGCATTATGATCATCCAGCTTTATTCTAAATCTGTGTCGCATTAA
- a CDS encoding AMP-binding protein: MEQWAEVIAIFMRFRHRPELAWCHDTHRRDYATLSQRAMDLAVQIRQHQTDTDRHVKPVLVYGHKSFDFIAAWWACLLCGCPVVPVESDNSPERVEKIALTLGAGLLLNTTATPVQMNAVRVLNTAEINGPVCTDATLHALLSESRQRLQDVPGEPLAYIMFSSGTTGEPKGIQITLRNMVNFIHWIREDFPLDGAVTGNVRYCFDVSLFEIWLAWVFLQPLSVLDHRELISTRKMIAQHAETGVVCWVSTPSIIRLYLLDPTFSAAQLPLLRRFIFCGETLTKDIVTQLWTRFPDASVINTYGPTECTVAVTSVLITPEMISDPLPLPIGAARPGAVLSLHGQESDSGRGELLISGPCVGPGYLNAPLKQQTQFIRHAGQNAYLTGDIGQAKGDCYYFLGREDGEVKIQGHRIDLYEIEHFLRSQNLVSDVVAVPFLRKGNAEAIQACVILNDSCTLSALGHAMQAHFPPWSIPRYWYAIPHTILNHNGKLDRSAARDLALDKGEKYVFIANQTAV; encoded by the coding sequence ATGGAACAATGGGCAGAGGTTATCGCGATTTTCATGCGTTTCCGGCACCGGCCCGAACTTGCCTGGTGCCATGATACACACCGTCGCGATTATGCCACGCTGAGTCAGCGCGCAATGGATCTCGCCGTGCAGATCCGCCAGCATCAGACAGACACTGACCGCCATGTAAAACCGGTGCTGGTATACGGGCATAAGTCGTTCGATTTTATTGCCGCCTGGTGGGCATGCCTGCTCTGCGGCTGCCCGGTGGTGCCCGTTGAATCGGATAACAGCCCGGAACGGGTGGAGAAAATTGCGCTCACCCTCGGCGCAGGTCTGCTGCTGAATACGACGGCGACGCCGGTTCAGATGAACGCGGTCAGGGTACTCAACACGGCGGAAATTAACGGACCTGTCTGTACGGATGCCACACTGCATGCGCTGCTGAGTGAAAGCCGCCAGCGTTTGCAGGATGTCCCCGGCGAACCGCTGGCTTACATCATGTTTTCCTCCGGCACCACCGGCGAGCCGAAAGGGATCCAAATCACCCTGCGCAATATGGTGAATTTCATTCACTGGATCCGCGAAGATTTTCCACTGGACGGTGCCGTCACCGGCAATGTTCGCTACTGCTTTGATGTTTCCTTATTTGAAATCTGGTTAGCCTGGGTTTTCCTGCAACCGCTGTCGGTGCTCGATCACCGCGAACTCATCAGCACCCGCAAAATGATTGCACAGCATGCAGAAACCGGTGTTGTCTGCTGGGTATCCACGCCTTCGATTATCCGCCTTTATCTGCTGGACCCCACGTTCAGTGCCGCACAACTTCCCCTGCTCCGGCGGTTTATTTTTTGCGGTGAAACACTGACAAAAGACATCGTCACACAGCTATGGACACGATTTCCCGATGCCAGCGTGATAAACACCTATGGCCCGACGGAATGCACGGTTGCGGTGACCTCGGTGCTTATTACACCTGAAATGATCAGCGACCCGCTACCCTTGCCGATTGGCGCGGCCAGACCGGGCGCGGTACTCAGCCTGCACGGACAGGAAAGTGACAGCGGCCGGGGCGAGCTGTTAATCAGCGGCCCCTGCGTCGGGCCAGGCTACCTCAATGCACCGCTGAAACAGCAAACACAGTTTATCCGCCATGCCGGGCAAAATGCCTATCTGACCGGTGATATCGGCCAGGCGAAGGGAGATTGTTACTATTTTCTTGGCCGCGAAGACGGGGAAGTCAAAATCCAGGGACACCGCATCGATCTCTATGAAATTGAGCATTTCCTGCGTAGCCAGAATCTCGTGTCGGATGTCGTTGCAGTGCCTTTTCTACGCAAAGGCAATGCCGAGGCTATCCAGGCCTGCGTGATCCTCAATGATTCCTGCACGCTTTCAGCGCTGGGCCACGCGATGCAGGCGCATTTCCCGCCGTGGTCGATCCCCCGTTACTGGTATGCCATTCCTCATACTATTTTGAATCATAACGGAAAACTCGACCGCAGCGCGGCGCGTGATCTGGCACTGGATAAAGGGGAGAAATATGTTTTTATCGCAAATCAGACCGCTGTTTGA
- the metQ gene encoding methionine ABC transporter substrate-binding lipoprotein MetQ, translating to MRITLKFSVLALSLVGALALSACDQKSQENHIKVGISAGIDQQMWETIKKTAKDKYNLDVEVVTFNDFVLPNSALSSGDIDVNSFQHRPYLDKQIKERGYKLVEVGKTFVYPIAGYSRKIKSIDQLSDNGQVAVPNDPTNLGRSLLLLQKEGLIKLKEGVGLLPTSLDIIENPKHLKIVEIEAPQLTRAIDDDKIELAIINTTYSGQVGLTPGKNGLFVEDKDSPYVNIIVAREDNKDSQAVKELVEAYQTDATVKAADAIYHGDAVKGW from the coding sequence ATGCGCATAACACTAAAATTTTCAGTTCTGGCATTATCTCTGGTGGGCGCACTGGCGCTGAGTGCCTGTGATCAAAAATCGCAGGAAAACCACATTAAAGTGGGTATCAGCGCGGGTATCGATCAACAGATGTGGGAAACCATCAAAAAGACCGCCAAAGACAAATATAACCTTGATGTGGAAGTCGTGACCTTCAACGATTTCGTGTTGCCAAACTCGGCGCTGAGCAGCGGCGACATTGATGTAAATTCGTTCCAGCACCGTCCCTATCTGGATAAGCAGATCAAAGAGCGCGGCTACAAGCTGGTGGAAGTGGGGAAAACCTTCGTCTATCCGATTGCAGGATACTCCCGCAAGATAAAATCCATTGATCAGCTCAGTGATAACGGGCAGGTTGCGGTGCCTAATGACCCGACTAACCTTGGACGTTCGCTGTTATTGCTGCAAAAAGAAGGTTTGATCAAACTGAAAGAGGGCGTAGGTTTGCTGCCGACGTCTCTGGATATCATTGAAAATCCAAAGCATCTCAAAATTGTTGAGATCGAAGCGCCGCAACTGACACGCGCCATTGATGACGACAAAATTGAACTGGCGATCATCAATACCACTTATTCAGGACAGGTCGGGCTGACGCCGGGCAAAAATGGCCTGTTTGTCGAAGATAAAGATTCACCTTACGTGAATATCATCGTGGCACGTGAAGATAACAAAGACAGCCAGGCCGTGAAGGAGCTGGTTGAGGCTTATCAGACGGATGCGACAGTGAAAGCGGCGGACGCTATCTATCACGGGGATGCGGTGAAAGGCTGGTAA
- a CDS encoding class I adenylate-forming enzyme family protein, translated as MSTTHLTQWLARAAQAFPEKTALVAGDEEISWSALFQRVMKTATCLQQHHIKRGDRVVVWLPNSIDFVVCFWAVQHLQAIFVPLNPDTPVARVGWICNNAEASLLISSADQADARVTASADRAPYPVLFDKPGTESLSRPALLSLQQIAAQADVTPLVPEDALDIDLACLIYTSGSTGDPKGVMLTQRNMLSAATSVSTYLDLRASDRIFCTIPMSFDYGLYQAIMATRVGATLIIEKDFSRPLFALKQLVKQRASVLPIVPTMLALIAPLAKRYDFSSVRKITNTAAALHSNDIDTLIALFPQAEIFSMYGLTECHRCTWLPPAMLSTHKESVGYAIPNTELWVVDDNGVPHRSNATGELVIRGATVMRGYWRNEEQTQKKLRPGPLPGESVLYTGDICRLDERGLLYFVARKDDILKTNGEKVAPREVEGVLKRIPGVGQVAVIGVPHAIYGDEIVACIECVTAPDIALLKAFCQTHLESYKRPHRYYFSEALPKNNNGKIDRNRLPELLLQRSHDVQRESVKS; from the coding sequence ATGAGCACAACCCATTTAACACAGTGGCTGGCCCGTGCTGCACAGGCTTTTCCCGAGAAAACCGCCCTGGTTGCCGGTGATGAAGAGATAAGCTGGTCAGCACTGTTCCAGCGGGTCATGAAAACGGCCACCTGTTTGCAACAGCATCACATTAAACGGGGCGATCGGGTGGTGGTCTGGCTGCCGAACAGTATCGACTTTGTGGTGTGCTTCTGGGCGGTTCAGCACCTGCAAGCCATTTTTGTCCCTCTTAACCCTGACACGCCCGTCGCGCGCGTGGGCTGGATATGCAACAACGCAGAAGCCAGTTTGCTGATCAGCAGTGCAGATCAGGCGGATGCGCGGGTCACGGCTAGTGCAGATCGCGCCCCGTATCCGGTGCTGTTTGACAAGCCGGGCACAGAAAGTCTGAGCCGCCCGGCGTTACTTTCATTACAGCAGATCGCGGCGCAGGCAGACGTCACACCGCTTGTGCCGGAAGACGCGCTGGATATCGATCTGGCCTGCCTGATTTACACATCCGGTTCCACCGGAGATCCGAAAGGCGTCATGCTGACCCAGCGCAATATGTTGAGCGCGGCGACATCCGTCAGCACCTATCTGGATCTGAGGGCAAGCGATCGGATTTTCTGCACGATCCCGATGAGTTTTGACTACGGGCTTTATCAGGCCATCATGGCCACCAGAGTGGGCGCGACGCTGATTATCGAAAAAGATTTCAGCCGTCCGTTGTTTGCCCTCAAACAACTGGTGAAACAGCGGGCATCGGTTTTGCCGATTGTCCCCACCATGCTGGCCCTCATTGCCCCTCTGGCAAAACGTTATGATTTTTCATCCGTGCGTAAAATCACGAATACGGCTGCCGCGTTGCATTCCAATGATATTGATACGCTGATTGCCCTGTTCCCTCAGGCAGAAATTTTCTCTATGTACGGACTGACGGAATGCCATCGCTGCACCTGGCTTCCGCCAGCGATGTTGTCGACACATAAAGAGAGCGTCGGTTACGCCATCCCGAATACCGAACTTTGGGTGGTGGATGACAACGGTGTCCCGCATCGCAGCAATGCCACGGGCGAGCTGGTTATTCGTGGCGCGACGGTCATGCGCGGTTACTGGCGCAATGAAGAACAGACGCAAAAGAAATTACGTCCCGGCCCGCTGCCCGGCGAATCCGTGCTGTATACCGGAGACATCTGCCGGCTGGATGAACGTGGCCTGCTTTATTTTGTCGCCCGCAAAGATGACATTCTGAAAACCAACGGCGAAAAAGTGGCGCCGCGGGAAGTCGAAGGCGTGCTCAAACGCATCCCCGGGGTCGGACAGGTAGCGGTGATTGGCGTCCCTCATGCCATTTACGGTGATGAGATCGTCGCCTGTATTGAATGTGTGACGGCGCCCGATATTGCCCTGCTCAAAGCCTTCTGTCAGACCCATCTCGAAAGCTACAAGCGCCCTCACCGCTATTATTTCAGTGAGGCGTTACCCAAAAATAATAACGGAAAGATTGATCGTAACCGGCTGCCTGAACTCCTGTTACAGCGCTCCCATGATGTTCAACGCGAATCCGTAAAATCATAA
- a CDS encoding AMP-binding protein, whose product MFLSQIRPLFDRLRNRDDAIALINQQGTYSFAELGARTAAIAHFLTPLAGRNVLIYGHKQLDAVAAILACISKGCCFTFVDQANPPSRIEKIARMTRTEVIITTLPHPLAGLEQWPQCVSASLADISPATLPAEPSFTQSLFYILSTSGSTGEPKGVMVSYDNFAAFSAWFAPQVTGGTDKGCHINHACFSFDMAILDLIPVLSRGQTVLMLDHCNNVLPRQNIRLMTREPDVAVTSWFSTPSFAELMLKDALFSHVKFPALKRFYIGGERVAPGLITQLQTRFPALEVMHAYGPTETTCVTHTHLLSQPLHHQAGLLPLGKPQGLNRIRIVDAAGHPVSATTVGEVRLYGPQVSQGYLPEDHPRNQAFAEDEWGRYYATGDRGFVDENQSLFICGRDDGQFKLHGNRIELAEVESAVCRNANVIQCCLVPLEEQGKVTDLQLFVQLHDDNALQRQALRHFLSGQLPGYMIPKQLVFCQHFPLTLHGKIDRQELVRQYAVSDSF is encoded by the coding sequence ATGTTTTTATCGCAAATCAGACCGCTGTTTGACCGGCTTCGCAACCGCGATGACGCCATCGCGCTGATTAACCAGCAAGGCACCTACAGTTTTGCTGAACTGGGCGCACGGACGGCCGCCATCGCCCATTTTCTTACCCCTCTGGCGGGTCGCAATGTGCTGATCTACGGTCATAAACAACTCGATGCGGTCGCCGCTATTCTGGCCTGCATCAGTAAAGGCTGTTGTTTTACCTTTGTGGATCAGGCAAATCCGCCGTCCAGAATTGAAAAAATAGCCCGGATGACGCGCACGGAAGTGATCATCACCACCCTGCCGCACCCCCTCGCCGGGCTGGAACAATGGCCGCAGTGTGTCAGTGCTTCACTGGCAGACATTTCTCCTGCAACGCTGCCCGCTGAACCGTCATTCACCCAATCTCTTTTCTATATCCTTTCCACCTCGGGCAGCACCGGTGAGCCTAAAGGCGTTATGGTCAGTTATGACAATTTTGCCGCTTTCAGCGCGTGGTTCGCACCGCAAGTCACCGGCGGAACGGACAAGGGCTGCCATATTAATCACGCCTGTTTTTCTTTTGATATGGCGATCCTCGATCTCATTCCGGTTCTCAGCCGCGGGCAGACCGTGCTGATGCTGGATCATTGCAATAATGTTTTGCCCCGGCAAAACATCAGGCTGATGACAAGAGAGCCCGATGTGGCCGTCACCAGTTGGTTTTCAACACCCAGTTTTGCTGAACTCATGCTTAAAGACGCGCTGTTCAGCCACGTTAAGTTCCCCGCCCTGAAGCGTTTTTATATCGGCGGTGAACGGGTTGCGCCAGGTTTGATCACACAGTTACAGACGCGCTTTCCGGCGCTTGAAGTGATGCACGCTTATGGCCCGACCGAGACAACCTGCGTGACGCATACGCATCTTTTGTCCCAGCCGCTACACCATCAGGCAGGGTTATTGCCGCTGGGCAAGCCGCAAGGGCTGAACCGCATTCGCATCGTCGATGCGGCCGGTCATCCGGTTTCTGCCACAACGGTAGGTGAAGTCAGGCTTTACGGCCCTCAGGTTTCACAGGGCTATCTGCCGGAGGATCACCCCCGCAATCAGGCTTTTGCTGAGGATGAATGGGGTCGCTATTACGCCACGGGCGATCGCGGTTTTGTCGACGAAAATCAGTCACTGTTTATTTGCGGCAGAGATGACGGACAGTTTAAGTTGCATGGCAATCGCATTGAGCTGGCAGAAGTAGAATCCGCCGTGTGCCGAAATGCCAACGTGATCCAGTGCTGTCTGGTACCGCTCGAAGAACAGGGAAAAGTGACCGACCTGCAACTGTTTGTACAACTGCATGATGACAATGCGCTGCAGCGGCAAGCCTTACGCCATTTCTTGTCCGGGCAGCTACCGGGATACATGATCCCTAAACAACTGGTCTTTTGCCAACACTTCCCCCTGACATTGCATGGCAAAATAGACCGGCAGGAACTCGTCCGGCAATACGCGGTTTCTGACAGTTTTTAA